CGCTGAGGATCGGCAGCAGCTCAAGGCAAAGCTTTTAACTCTACAATTTAGGCCAAAGCACATAGAGGAGGCTATGTTTTATAAAGATCCGTTGTCTTTCctattattcaatttgCCTGAAGATGATTTACCACCATTCTTtcataaaaagaaaggagatACCAAAAACAAAGTAGAAATATCGAATTTACCCTTATCAACTAGAATGATTGTTGAGAGATTAACAGAGATTGGTGTTTCTTCAGATGAAGCTCTGTTGGctttacaagaaaataacatgaatgaaaatgagaCAGCTGGGTTTTTGACGAGGGAATGTTTGCCAACCTTAGAAGATGGTCCAAACGAAGAAGTGCCCGAAGCTGAATCAATAGAATGTTGGAATCAAGAGCTGGATAGTCTAGAGAGTGTTTACGAGGACTGCGTGATAGacagcaaagaaaattctcATTATACACTTGATCTAATTGGAAAgctgaaaataaaattgaaagtatatagaacaaaaaattatcCTGCGTCCTTGCCAGGCATTATAGTGTCGACTTTTGATAAAAACTACAAGTTACCTGACTATATCAAGAAGCAAACACTAACGAAGTTATTGCATTATCTCAAAGAAGCCAACTTAATAGGTGACATGTTGGTTTATCATATCTATGAATGGCTAAAAGATAATATATCTACAATAATCGATAACCCTGGTCCGCTTGTTTCAGAGTCAGATTTGAAGGGTACAATCAGTCAAAGAAACAGGCCAAACGATAGGACAAACAGAAATAATGCTAACTCAAGGAGATTTGCTAAAAATACCATATCCGAAGATATGCTATGTCGTCTAAAGGAAGAGTACATCCAAAGAACTGAAAGTTCGGAATACAAAAACATGCAGTTAGTCAGACAACAATTACCTGCTTGGAAAAAGCAAAGTGTTATTATAGATCTcatcaataaaaatgaGGTTGTATTGATTACCGGTGAAACAGGTTCAGGTAAATCTACTCAGGttgttcaatttgttttagattttttacaaaaggaaaaaggaGATTTCGGCAAAATTAAAATTGTATGTACGCAACCTAGAAGAATCTCCGCCATTGGGCTTGCTGAACGTGTTTCTGATGAACGCTGTGTACCTTGTGGTAATGAGATAGGTTATGTTATAAGAGGTGTCAATAAGACTAAAGAATGCACACGCATCAAGTTCATGACCACAGGTGTTCTCGTTAGATTGTTACAAAACGCCAGAACTATGCTGGAGAATACAATTGTTCTCATCGACGAAGTTCATGAGCGTTCTATTGATACTGATCTGATAGTaacattgatgaaaaatctcTTGCGCAAAGTCCATGGTATGAAGATTGTCCTAATGAGTGCTACTGTCAATGTTGaattattcaagaaattcttcCCTGGATTAGCTACATGTCATATAGAAGGACGCACTTTTCCAATCACAGATTATTTCTTAGAGGATATTTTGGATACTTTGGATTttaaaattaaaagagAGAAGTTCCTATcttatgatgatgatgctGCTGATGGAAGGACCGATGACGACCAATGTCTAAAACCCAGGGCAGATTCTAAATTTTTTACATCCGGGCAAATCAATTATGATCTGATCTGCCAAGTCGTTAAACATGTGGATAAACGTTTAGAGGAAACTAACAACAATGGTTCCgtcattgttttcttaCCTGGTGTAGGCGAGATTAACAAGTGCTGTAAATTGCTATCTGGTAAAACGAACGAAGCAAAATTTGTAATATTACCCTTGCATTCAGCTTTAACACCTGAGGATCAAAAAAGagtattcaaaaaataccACGGGAAGAGGAAGGTTGTTATTTCTACAAATATTGCCGAAACTTCTATTACTATTGATGACTGTGTTGCCACTATTGACACAGGTCGTGCCAAGTCAGTGTTCTACAATCCAAAGGACAACACTACAAAACTAATTGAGTCATTTATTTCAAAAGCTGAAGTTAAACAACGTAGAGGCCGTGCTGGTAGAGTGCGTGCAGGTTTATCGTACAAGTTATTTTCTAAAAGCTTATACGAAAATGACATGATATCAATGCCAATTCCAGAGATTAAAAGAATTCCATTAGAATCTCTTTATTTATCTGTTAAAGCCATGGGCATAAATAAcgtcaaattttttttgagtaCTGCTCTAGATGCCCCTCCCTTGCCAGCCCTGCAAAAGGCAGAAAGGATGTTAACTACAATAGGACTTGTAGACGAGTTCGACAGTTCGCTCACACAATTAGGTCAATTCATTAGTTTGATGCCCGTTATGGACAGTAAACATGGTAAATTGCTAATTTATGGTATTCTATTTGGATGTACGGACATTTGTGTTTTACTGGTTTCGATACTCAGTATTGGTACTTTTCCCTTCATCGGAGGCTTTGAAAATAGagacaaaataaagaatcTGCTATCTCAATATGAAAATCGTGGGGATTTGTTTGCAGTATTGGAAATAGTCAGAGATTATTTGCAAATCGAAGATCCAActattaaaagaaaatacgcCAAAGATCATTTACTCTCATATAACAAAATTAATGAGATTAAATCATCAATAGCCCAATATTACTCTATCTTGAAGGACGTGGGATTTCTACCGATGAACTACAGAGCAGGAAAATCCTCTAATTTGAATAGGAACGAGAAAAATTCTGATATATTAAGAGCCATTCTGACCGGTGCGTTCTATCCACACGTGGCGAGGGTACAGTTACCAGATGTGAAATATTTATCAACAAGTTCTGGTgctattgaaaaagatccTGAAGCCAAAATGATCAAATACTGGATcagaaatgaagaatatcaaGACAAATTGGAGGAattcaaaacaaacaaTTTGCACGGAACACAAAAAgttgaattggaaaatttatCTTTGCCCGCTACCAGGGCATTCATTCATCCAAGttctgttttattttcaaccAATTCAGTAAATCTGGAAGACGCAAAATTACTTTCAGAAGTGGAAGGTCCAATTTCCAAACAGTCCAAAATACCAACTATTGTAAGATATCCATTTGTTTTATTCACCACATCTCAGGTCACTAATAAGCTATACTTGAGAGATTTGACCCCAACTACTACATTGTCATTGTTGTTATTCGGAGGGGCAATCTCTTACGATGTTGGGGGTTCTGTTCATTCGCCAGGAATAATTGTCGATAATTGGCTCCCAATTAGGACCTGGTGTAAAAATGGTGTATTGATTAAGGAATTGAGAACACAGCTTGATGAGGCtataagaaagaagttAGAGAGCCCTGATTATGCTAAGAAATCTCAAATTGATAATTCTGATGCAGATGAAACGCTAAAAATCgtggaaaaaatcatatcCTCTAAACAGTAATAACTCAACGCTCTCACCATGCGATCCTTGTATAACTTGTACCACCGTCATTTAGATTGACTACTTACCTTTTTAAATTATAGATTGtcatgaaaagaatgaagaaactAAGGAAGAGAATATAatgatttttgaaatcattaAAATTTCATGTTCTGCCTAGCTGAATAAAAGGGAAGACCCCACGgtctttctcttcattcTCTTAAAATCCAGTTAATACAAACCATACTGATTTCTTAAATATTcggcaaaaagaaaaagtactGAAGGATGCGAGGTTCGAACTCGCGCGGACAACCGTCCAACAGATCTTAAGTCTGCCGCCTTAGACCACTCGGCCAACCCTCCGCTATTTCTGATGTTTGTCTTTGTTGACAACTCAGGACCTTACGTTAAAAGTAACACATGTCGCAGATGAAACACTAGCAGTTACTTAAAAGGGTAATTGCTAGCTGCATCTGAAACGGACGAAGACACACGGTCCAAAGCAGTAATAGCAGACcacatatataaatagcAGTATTGTAGGAAACTACAATGCGGACTAGATATatagaaatagaagaacaAGTTTAAGTTTAGATCTGAAGTTCCTATAATACTTGGATAAGTAGTTCGCTGCGTGACAATGTTGCACGACATCTTCAAATGGTATAAGGAAATAGAATTGGTGGCCATATTATCACGGATCTAATGAAAACCTCTATAGAAcatgttgataattagtattactgtaaagaaaaacaggCCTTCCTCATACTATATTACTagccagtaaaatcttgtgacatttgttggaattccatttttggtaaagttaataatattatgaatatagaatatactagaagttctcctcatggatttaggaatccacgaaaggggatcgacaattttacataatcttattcttatttcttccttcattttatacgtcgttattcattgatcctattgcattatcaacCTTGCGCTTCAGTTTCCACTATATTCGatggtctgataattttgtcGTCTTCTTAACACGTGcatgataatcttctacTTACATGAATGAAcgtattaatcagctgtactagtaacGGATGGATAGTTGAATAATGTTCCAACAATCTTATACGGTGTCTGAGAGATGACGTAAATTACGGGGCCAATGCAAAATCCAACTGTAATAGTGGGAGCTGGAACATACCgattgataaattttagTGTATTTTATACCTAATGTTgcctttatcaaaaaatgaaaccCGAACAATCATCACAGTATTCACTTTTATTTCAGTCAACATGTTTCAACAGACTACATACGCGCACATGAATGCTGCCTTACGATCAACAGAAAGAATGCCCTTTCGTTTGCATTTTGTTCGATTTATAGCAGCTGAGTATGTGCTCAAGAAGGAGAAAGTCTCATCCCAACCTTTTTGGTATCCATTTTCAGCAAAATTTGGGCTGTCAATCcaggaaataaaaacattCGACGTAGTCTTTTGATGATTCTTCTGCGAGAACCATTAGATGCTCATACATGTGCATGACACTGGTTCAATTGTCCTCTTTGTGGCGTcaagttctttttcttccattaTGATATAGCCCTCTGCAGAGTCAGATTTCATCATTCGGGAATTCCCGGTGAGTCGGCATCGGCAGAGAAGAGGCATATAAGAAGAGATAacacttttgaaagattaaACTCATCGAGGCTAAAAGATGTTAGCACACCGTATACCTAATATCGACGTAAATATGGTGCAAGAAATAAACTTAGGCGTGACATGTGATATGCATGTTCATGTAAGAGAAGGCGACATGTGTGAATTGGTCACACCCAAAATTAGAGATGGTGGGGTTTCAGTAGCTTACATCATGCCAAATTTACAGCCTCCAATTACAACATTGGATAGAGTAATTGAATACAAGAAAACTCTGCAAAAGTTGGCTCCAAAGACCACCTTTTTGATGAGTTTTTACCTTTCTAAAGACTTGAATCCAGATTTGATTCATGAAGCTGCTCAGAAACGTGCAATTCGTGGGGTAAAGTGTTATCCAGCGGGAGTAACAACAAATTCAGCTGCCGGGGTTGATCCAAATGATTTCAGCGCATTCTACCCAATTTTTAAGGCCATGGAGGAGGAGCACCTCGTACTAAACTTACATGGGGAAAAACCTTCTGTTCACGAAGGAGACGAAGAAGCTATTCATGTATTAAACGCAGAAGAGGCCTTTTTGCCTGCTTTGAGAAAGTTGCACAATGACTTTCCAAACTTGAAGATAATTTTAGAGCACTGCACCAGCGAGGCTGCCATAAAAACCATTGAGGATATAAACAAGAATGTCAAGAATGCTTCCGACGTAAAGGTTGCTGCTACATTGACGGCACATCACTTATTCTTAACAATTGACGATTGGGCTGGCAATCCAGTGAATTTTTGCAAGCCTGTTGCAAAACTTCCAAATGATAAGAAAGCTTTAATCAAAGCTGCAGTATCAGGTAAgccatattttttctttggttcTGACTCAGCGCCTCATCCTGTACAAAATAAGGCCAAATACATGGGTGTTTGCGCAGGGATTTACTCACAATCCTTTGCGATTCCTTATGTCGCACAACTTTTCGAAGAGCAAAATgctttgaataatttaaAAGGCTTTGTTTCTGACTTTGGAATTTCCTTCTATGAAGTAAAAGATAGCGAATTGACTTCTACTGAAAAGGTCTTGTTATTCAAATGTGAACAGGTGGTTCCTCAGTTTATAAGTGACGGCAAAGAAACGAGTGTTGTTCCATTCAAGGCTGGTGATAAACTAAGCTGGTCGGTGAGATGGGAATCTCGCTGATATGCTGCAATATTTGGACTCATTTCAAAGTATAGACTGTACATACATATTTATAGGAAACACAAGATACCTTCCAATGGCCAAAGTAAAGACCACTTTCATCACTATACTATGTTTCGTATTTTCCTATAGGTGCTCAAAAACCAAATGTACCGACATTAATTTTACTGTTCGAGCTTCTTATCAAACATGCTCGAACCTCGATCTAATCTTGCATGTCGACATCGACATCTACATCTACATCTTGtatcttttgcttttcgtCATGACTTTCTTCCTCATTATCGCTT
This genomic window from Saccharomyces kudriavzevii IFO 1802 strain IFO1802 genome assembly, chromosome: 12 contains:
- the SKDI12G4430 gene encoding RNA helicase (similar to Saccharomyces cerevisiae YLR419W; ancestral locus Anc_4.291): MAKKNKNSLKSSTPVDDISVATGKKKTKGKKGQEAEPDDDKKTKQQNNRAKVTSTASWTGKLPHTILHETCQKRKWNKVEYDMKKIGEKGFIAIAVLSFTDPKTKETLTARMSDPTYDKSAGKGFVIPQETPVEARHMASTIALYRIAYNTNLHMMLPPNHKKTWYALDDFRKENLKRDERRINKLFDLDPFKTALEDRKLKLQREKEQLAQNNQAQKEQVGRTISSSRSGLSSKKNLKESKSKLMSHKNSNQPSLVKFPKKVWENSIFVDLDESSRQLIETSLKVKIDWQSKKLTHTNEATAEDRQQLKAKLLTLQFRPKHIEEAMFYKDPLSFLLFNLPEDDLPPFFHKKKGDTKNKVEISNLPLSTRMIVERLTEIGVSSDEALLALQENNMNENETAGFLTRECLPTLEDGPNEEVPEAESIECWNQELDSLESVYEDCVIDSKENSHYTLDLIGKLKIKLKVYRTKNYPASLPGIIVSTFDKNYKLPDYIKKQTLTKLLHYLKEANLIGDMLVYHIYEWLKDNISTIIDNPGPLVSESDLKGTISQRNRPNDRTNRNNANSRRFAKNTISEDMLCRLKEEYIQRTESSEYKNMQLVRQQLPAWKKQSVIIDLINKNEVVLITGETGSGKSTQVVQFVLDFLQKEKGDFGKIKIVCTQPRRISAIGLAERVSDERCVPCGNEIGYVIRGVNKTKECTRIKFMTTGVLVRLLQNARTMLENTIVLIDEVHERSIDTDLIVTLMKNLLRKVHGMKIVLMSATVNVELFKKFFPGLATCHIEGRTFPITDYFLEDILDTLDFKIKREKFLSYDDDAADGRTDDDQCLKPRADSKFFTSGQINYDLICQVVKHVDKRLEETNNNGSVIVFLPGVGEINKCCKLLSGKTNEAKFVILPLHSALTPEDQKRVFKKYHGKRKVVISTNIAETSITIDDCVATIDTGRAKSVFYNPKDNTTKLIESFISKAEVKQRRGRAGRVRAGLSYKLFSKSLYENDMISMPIPEIKRIPLESLYLSVKAMGINNVKFFLSTALDAPPLPALQKAERMLTTIGLVDEFDSSLTQLGQFISLMPVMDSKHGKLLIYGILFGCTDICVLLVSILSIGTFPFIGGFENRDKIKNLLSQYENRGDLFAVLEIVRDYLQIEDPTIKRKYAKDHLLSYNKINEIKSSIAQYYSILKDVGFLPMNYRAGKSSNLNRNEKNSDILRAILTGAFYPHVARVQLPDVKYLSTSSGAIEKDPEAKMIKYWIRNEEYQDKLEEFKTNNLHGTQKVELENLSLPATRAFIHPSSVLFSTNSVNLEDAKLLSEVEGPISKQSKIPTIVRYPFVLFTTSQVTNKLYLRDLTPTTTLSLLLFGGAISYDVGGSVHSPGIIVDNWLPIRTWCKNGVLIKELRTQLDEAIRKKLESPDYAKKSQIDNSDADETLKIVEKIISSKQ
- the URA4 gene encoding dihydroorotase (similar to Saccharomyces cerevisiae URA4 (YLR420W); ancestral locus Anc_4.294) → MVQEINLGVTCDMHVHVREGDMCELVTPKIRDGGVSVAYIMPNLQPPITTLDRVIEYKKTLQKLAPKTTFLMSFYLSKDLNPDLIHEAAQKRAIRGVKCYPAGVTTNSAAGVDPNDFSAFYPIFKAMEEEHLVLNLHGEKPSVHEGDEEAIHVLNAEEAFLPALRKLHNDFPNLKIILEHCTSEAAIKTIEDINKNVKNASDVKVAATLTAHHLFLTIDDWAGNPVNFCKPVAKLPNDKKALIKAAVSGKPYFFFGSDSAPHPVQNKAKYMGVCAGIYSQSFAIPYVAQLFEEQNALNNLKGFVSDFGISFYEVKDSELTSTEKVLLFKCEQVVPQFISDGKETSVVPFKAGDKLSWSVRWESR